Proteins from a genomic interval of Sphingobacteriales bacterium:
- a CDS encoding flavodoxin family protein, which yields MKVVAFNGSPRKDGNTRVLIEEVFKVLQTHGIETELIQVGGTNIRGCQACEKCRKNIDFQCSMKNDIGNDCIRKAHDADAIIFGSPTYFSDVTAEMKALLDRLGYVSRANGNFLNRKVGASVVAVRRGGATHAFDTMNHTMQICGMFIVGATYWNMGYGREKGEVLNDSEGMKNMKALGENMAWLLERIHSEEKDN from the coding sequence ATGAAGGTAGTTGCATTCAATGGCAGTCCCCGTAAAGATGGCAATACACGCGTGCTGATTGAGGAAGTTTTTAAAGTCCTGCAGACTCATGGAATTGAAACAGAATTGATTCAGGTAGGCGGAACGAATATCAGAGGTTGCCAGGCATGTGAGAAATGCAGAAAAAATATTGATTTTCAATGCTCTATGAAAAATGACATTGGAAACGACTGTATCAGAAAAGCGCATGATGCTGATGCCATTATTTTTGGTTCTCCGACTTATTTCAGTGATGTAACAGCAGAGATGAAAGCCTTGCTCGACCGTCTTGGGTATGTCTCAAGGGCAAACGGTAATTTTCTGAACCGTAAAGTGGGGGCTTCGGTAGTGGCAGTGCGAAGGGGAGGCGCTACCCATGCTTTTGATACCATGAACCATACCATGCAGATTTGCGGGATGTTTATTGTCGGAGCTACCTACTGGAACATGGGTTACGGACGAGAAAAAGGTGAAGTACTGAACGATTCAGAAGGAATGAAAAACATGAAAGCATTGGGAGAAAACATGGCCTGGCTCCTTGAACGCATTCATTCCGAAGAGAAAGACAATTAA